In Alosa alosa isolate M-15738 ecotype Scorff River chromosome 23, AALO_Geno_1.1, whole genome shotgun sequence, a single window of DNA contains:
- the xirp2a gene encoding xin actin-binding repeat-containing protein 2 isoform X2, translating to METRSRPGEPDARVEEPAKEDLSESKQIERFDIPLDSLKRMFEKPAAAVAAETAAGAYSSVEVKGSLSPRRGTAAHSHTPPRDLTIEGSSTDRMSTNQELNSCSTAVTRDAEDTVQRNGDPETEGVSVKERLAMYQAAVAKKETSASSAGVLEETEACSLPGGLASVKKQFESQEFSTSSSSHSTITHVQSQHRVQEMSSSQTQRVTFNENEQVSREQQSFHQNHVAAGYENHFDETVRMIGGEDLPKVSAQALKQQYEKTIEEATPSKQVKIDLDYNQFQWAPVNVSSKVIEDGHYETVAVTRRVEAASSSSTSASASTKTTEIVEQQNFPPPPTEFLQGPGEVPVRCSSPQPKEYICPHHHAKDYYSKQRNMAELKRLYKHIHPEVRKNLERDFFSQEMAYQEEMSGEIQQARSVFENSSSPSKCMSPEREYLEWDEILKGEVQSMRWMFENKPLDSIKDETPDEDNSKNIAQQEIIAGSDVKYTAWMFETQPIDALRSDTPDSTEQTGKMKELARGDVRTATWLFETQALDTLNKIYQEDNQGTEVVYTKDIAGGDVKTARYLFETQHLDTLAHTETIDETHFLSLKSELEEIKGEVKMTTRMFETQPMCVIRGDSGEMLEITTVRREETEKGDVKTSRWLFETQPLDMISKDPSQVKLICGVSMEDNYQGGVNKGRWLFETKTLDSIKDEEWESSKLHREEIIGADVRKHCMVFETQPMDSLKDNANARPTQVEDIVGGNVTSARHLFETVPMENLKELAEVGKLQKRVMTEEEKGDVRHQRWMFETRPLEQIREEKKEVQRTVNLEELDKGDVTNYKEIFETMDLSKCDTQKIQVEGVTSGSVRSNKHLFESTPMYAMQDSSGHYHEVKTIRREEIVKGDVRSCKWMFETRPIDQFDESIDKFQIIKGISKQEIESGDVKTAKWLFETQPLDGIKYFSNAEEEETRKKEGVHIEQGDVKTCRWLFETQPMDALYEKVEAKSETESTEVQKGDVKTCTWLFETQALDTIRDESETVIKTCTVDQEEVQGKDVRLARFLFETENLENITGESESDFKRVTEIDIQSGDVSRMKYIFENRSSDIMTSTSEETMMKLKSRQAEEIQKGNVVNCTWMFENQPIDAIRDASEESKEIRTVSDVQGGNVDKGRFIFETYSLDKIQDESSETEIKNIQSTIREEIEKGDVKNYTMMFETQPLYAIRDKEGHYHEVTTVTKEEILRGDVVGARWLFETKPLDSIRDTDEVYIIKAVTEEDVQKGDVRSARWKFETQPLDEIAEDLKVRMKTVEDIQGGDVKINKQRFEEDQMNQYVRTVSVSEIQKGDVRSSTWLFETRTIDKIRGEGSEYDEMEKVTKEEVVKGDVKQSVWLFEKEPLDRIKEMDGTETVISREEIPQADVKSTTWLFESTPLTGFNESNVERTEIIGKSIKNTLEELYSQKMVESQGILIETDEVGDVRMAKYKLMNQEAPEIQREEVIRGDLNNIMMNLLNRCEGTEKCITIDQEERGNINTTVKQLFNQERGINVEKEEIIRGDIQEAINNLLKEEGANKRGILIQEDEKGDVRMTIYSLLNKDTEEGLDKEDIVRGNVRGTLHRLLSNPDASDQSKIRVSDTERGNVSFYSTCIESGALDYLRQLQTESDDTVEGREKEKIIGGDVETTKLLLRKNQKEIGRTVTEEDILRGDVHSTVKVFMTKPEGLHNLQKEEIVKGDLRAALDSLTQAVNQRAVLEKEEVVKGDINITLRSLVEAQNQAKEVEKPEIVRGDIRGALESLEKSANTRTEIIIEDLVPGDIKGTLKSLEEAKQALKEVEKEEIVKGDIHMALINLQEASSDKKVYQHQVSEYGDVKGTIQLLLEPTASPRMQRRASTEGDIKTSIKSLYEQEEMQVEKEEVVKGDVRGAIHCLLQKKDEKHHKGHNVRRVKGKTPLHECPECLAAAMAESRAASQAFAMTNQTGTTESQNGAQEVTQVHLEQNIEATSQGGQSTVTQTTAVQQMATEASQSSQQSLSQQVSKKQQQQMKVKQQQNIKQQQNIKQQQSMKQQSMKQQQQQQQQQHNMKQQENMKQQEATISQQEQQQQSVKQQENMKQKETTISQQQQQSIKQQQQSVKQQENIKQQEITISQQQTSTKQQQMNVKQQVNVKKQQMNVKQQVNVQQQHLKVKQQVNVQTIAQHEQQTNVQEQQIKEQQAIVKEQEVVKEPVKPKMDNPGPMLIKKKNIGKQMTESTAVAGSGTVVTKETSQVNITTKQTQEIKTIKQVQTSVTTEQKTATQKQTIKNLKLGYGSTKGLIKKNKPQIDLPPPPVSPPPPSESELSLPPPPSPITDSDVPPPLSRPLVMRQDSDLPLPPPPPPPTAEAETEFFPPPPPPQDFLPPPPPPQELSAVAQPSPAKPKARPLFKVPKPEPPKQAEPPKFKWQKKQPPAPQPPPPPPPPPPAPVVEKQETSATATTIKEESSKHVEQIKQTTLEPPVSKIPSVIPVAKPVQEEPPRPPKKVFVPPIKLPPPPETTAVAKPKTYARKFKTPLMLAEERYRKQMEEAAKSKVTTPTSPPTQMHLQAPGEEAPATESTGLPQPPLPNEPEIVAKPTPVPQEPPTKKMPTQIPMVKPTINKKLTQDSTSMSSVTSKKHQTVSSGMTQGTHSLSTDVQASSSMASSSASEQQQTAVKTSSETSVSKQEAIQQVSSSATQEAKKAPSQPMKIPKVTPNFKVKTIKPPKVEAESKQEENAAQKEQVAINATAQMNQKSTQSVTQMGTAQQNSESLSSSTQKVTEVTVEQVGKAATSDSKVEIQMKKSKQKSKKEVKQVVPIQVSPVPPMTVEVPKGQGQVTIVQSHQEVKEKHVQIREEVVVTESQVQQQSIQQKSKIQIKKQVKSSQQQQQQKQMQQLQQKEMSKQEVSQISSQEMKQTESVAEITDSQKYVEVQKLLSQIKEMQSVHGKLDANSVKAMVISLPDWLIGTEEKTRMVTTQFSKQKLKEVIVHIRNIAQAKLIFIESNVQESSKPESEPEPEKVIIGGATPKISKISIGSARVETQKKVKEERRSTQEIKEQDLSKTRTPEPKVPSDTMRMRTPSPTFISIESSRRTDSPFRVSPSPPPSFRSDATPTPPPRWVDTPTKLSRATPSPTMSRSHKLTKLKDNTTKVAQTPPPMPVPEHMMMMHTAEMEEESLSSSHQEFTMESHSVEMFDVSEAVDSMMTVKDKRVFFEEAQKAEVNKTYMRKDPIDIPERLGGDAEEDAESAEIQERMKEDLPRVDLSKLVNKFESPQPKMYVRRDPILIPERLGSDTEEGDAEIERRPTPAEEKPSFDIKAIKNVFELGEPSFHHVREEKEKDATGFSETQSITEHYSTVDEFGNTVTGSRTETSMHSENVSGIPNPPTYADVVRGNVPVLSVSPDASAEELLQSFQQSWADSETVFRNLGFSATEEQRSQMMSHQRESIVTENSSTRVRTVSGMSEESLPHGVADCRQTKLP from the exons gaAGTCAAAGGCTCACTCAGTCCCCGGCGAGGGACAGCAGCTCATTCCCACACTCCACCACGGGACCTGACGATCGAGGGATCAAGCACCGACAGGATGTCCACCAATCAGGAGCTCAATTCCT GCAGCACTGCTGTAACCAGGGACGCAGAAGACACTGTCCAAAGGAACGGAGACCCAGAGACAGAGGGCGTCTCAGTGAAGGAGAGACTCGCCATGTATCAGGCAGCCGTGGCCAAGAAGGAGACCAGCGCCTCCTCAGCTGGG gtgcTGGAGGAGACTGAGGCCTGTTCTCTGCCCGGTGGGCTGGCCAGTGTGAAAAAGCAGTTTGAGTCCCAGGagttctccacctcctcttcctcacacagCACCATCACTCACGTGCAGTCCCAGCACAGAGTACAg GAGATGTCCAGCTCTCAGACACAGAGAGTTACCTTTAATGAGAATGAACAG GTTAGCCGTGAGCAGCAGAGCTTTCACCAGAACCATGTGGCCGCAGGTTATGAGAACCACTTTGATGAGACAG TGAGGATGATCGGAGGTGAAGATCTACCCAAGGTTTCCGCCCAGGCCTTGAAGCAGCAATATGAAAAAACGATCGAGGAGGCCACACCAAGCAAACAAGTGAAG ATTGATCTTGATTACAACCAGTTTCAATGGGCTCCAGTGAACGTCTCATCTAAAGTCATTGAAGATGGTCACTATGAAACAGTGGCTGTTACCAGAAGAGTGGAGGCGGCAtcatcctcctccacctcagCTTCTGCCTCCACTAAAACCACTGAGATAGTGGAGCAGCAGaacttccctcctcctcccacagAGTTCCTCCAGGGACCTGGTGAGGTCCCAGTCCGTTGTTCCTCCCCGCAGCCCAAGGAGTACATCTGCCCCCACCACCATGCCAAGGACTATTACTCCAAGCAGAGAAACATGGCTGAGCTCAAGCGGCTCTACAAGCACATCCACCCAGAAGTGCGCAAGAATTTGGAGAGGGACTTCTTCAGCCAGGAGATGGCCTACCAGGAGGAGATGTCTGGAGAAATCCAGCAGGCTCGATCAGTGTTCGAAAACAGCAGCAGCCCCAGCAAGTGTATGAGCCCAGAGAGAGAGTATCTGGAGTGGGACGAGATCCTGAAGGGAGAGGTACAGTCCATGCGCTGGATGTTTGAGAATAAGCCCCTGGACTCCATCAAAGATGAAACTCCTGATGAGGACAACAGCAAGAACATCGCCCAACAGGAGATCATAGCAGGAAGTGATGTCAAGTACACTGCGTGGATGTTTGAGACGCAGCCCATCGATGCTTTGCGATCAGATACTCCTGACTCCACTGAACAGACAGGCAAAATGAAAGAGCTTGCGAGAGGAGATGTCAGAACAGCCACTTGGCTATTTGAAACTCAGGCACTGGACACACTGAATAAGATCTACCAGGAGGACAACCAAGGCACTGAAGTTGTTTACACAAAGGACATCGCTGGAGGAGATGTGAAAACTGCCCGTTACCTGTTTGAAACTCAGCACCTGGATACTCTGGCTCACACTGAGACAATCGATGAGACCCACTTCCTTAGCCTGAAATCAGAGCTAGAGGAGATCAAGGGAGAAGTGAAGATGACCACAAGGATGTTTGAAACTCAGCCCATGTGCGTAATCCGGGGAGACTCAGGAGAGATGCTAGAGATCACCactgtgaggagagaggagactgaGAAAGGAGATGTGAAGACTTCACGCTGGCTGTTTGAAACCCAGCCCTTGGACATGATTAGCAAAGACCCATCTCAAGTCAAACTGATCTGCGGCGTCTCAATGGAGGACAACTACCAAGGTGGGGTGAACAAAGGTCGCTGGCTCTTCGAGACAAAGACCTTGGACTCCATCAAAGATGAGGAATGGGAAAGCTCCAAACTGCACAGGGAGGAGATCATTGGGGCTGATGTTCGCAAGCACTGCATGGTCTTTGAGACCCAGCCTATGGACTCCCTCAAAGACAACGCCAACGCAAGACCAACACAGGTGGAAGACATTGTGGGAGGTAATGTGACTTCTGCCAGGCATTTGTTTGAAACAGTTCCCATGGAGAATCTGAAAGAACTTGCTGAGGTTGGGAAACTTCAGAAGAGGGtcatgacagaggaggagaagggagatgTCAGACACCAGAGGTGGATGTTTGAGACCAGGCCACTAGAACAAATAAGGGAAGAGAAAAAGGAGGTTCAACGCACTGTAAACCTGGAGGAACTTGACAAGGGAGACGTCACAAATTACAAGGAGATCTTTGAAACCATGGACCTCAGCAAATGTGATACACAGAAGATACAGGTGGAAGGTGTTACAAGTGGATCTGTGAGGTCAAACAAGCATCTGTTTGAGTCCACTCCTATGTATGCAATGCAGGACAGCTCTGGCCATTACCATGAGGTGAAGACTATCAGAAGGGAGGAAATCGTCAAAGGTGATGTCCGCAGCTGCAAATGGATGTTTGAGACACGTCCAATCGATCAGTTTGATGAAAGCATTGATAAATTCCAGATCATCAAAGGTATTTCCAAACAGGAGATTGAGTCAGGTGACGTCAAAACAGCCAAGTGGCTTTTTGAAACTCAGCCACTTGATGGCATCAAATACTTCAGCAatgctgaggaagaggagaccAGGAAGAAAGAGGGTGTCCATATTGAGCAAGGTGATGTGAAGACCTGCAGGTGGCTGTTTGAGACACAACCAATGGATGCCTTGTATGAGAAAGTGGAGGCCAAAAGTGAGACTGAATCAACTGAAGTCCAAAAAGGAGATGTGAAAACTTGCACCTGGCTGTTTGAAACTCAAGCCCTGGACACCATACGGGATGAATCAGAGACAGTCATAAAAACTTGCACTGTTGATCAGGAGGAAGTTCAAGGTAAAGATGTCCGCCTGGCTCGCTTCTTGTTTGAGACAGAGAATCTGGAGAACATAACTGGAGAAAGCGAGAGTGATTTCAAGAGGGTAACAGAGATTGACATCCAATCTGGAGATGTTTCCAGAATGAAGTACATCTTTGAGAACCGGTCCTCGGATATCATGACCTCAACCTCAGAGGAAACTATGATGAAGCTGAAGTCTCGCCAGGCTGAGGAAATACAGAAAGGAAATGTGGTGAACTGCACGTGGATGTTTGAAAACCAGCCTATTGATGCAATCCGGGATGCTTCAGAGGAATCAAAAGAGATTCGTACTGTTTCAGATGTCCAAGGTGGTAATGTGGACAAGGGACGTTTCATTTTTGAGACATACTCCCTGGATAAAATCCAAGATGAATCCTCAGAGACAGAAATCAAGAATATTCAGTCCACCATCAGAGAGGAGATTGAAAAGGGAGATGTGAAGAACTACACTATGATGTTTGAGACCCAGCCCCTTTATGCCATCCGAGATAAAGAGGGTCACTACCATGAAGTAACCACAGTTACCAAAGAAGAAATTCTGAGGGGTGATGTTGTTGGGGCTAGATGGCTATTTGAGACAAAGCCTCTAGATTCCATTCGAGACACAGATGAGGTGTACATCATCAAGGCAGTGACTGAGGAGGACGTTCAGAAAGGAGACGTCAGATCAGCCAGGTGGAAATTTGAAACTCAGCCTCTGGATGAAATCGCAGAGGACCTGAAAGTCCGGATGAAAACTGTGGAGGACATCCAGGGTGGAGatgtcaaaataaacaaacagcgtTTTGAGGAGGACCAGATGAATCAGTATGTTAGGACTGTTAGTGTGAGTGAGATCCAAAAGGGGGATGTGAGATCTTCCACCTGGCTCTTTGAGACCCGCACTATCGACAAGATCCGTGGAGAGGGCTCTGAGTATGATGAGATGGAGAAAGTAACAAAGGAAGAGGTGGTTAAAGGAGATGTGAAACAGTCTGTATGGCTGTTTGAGAAAGAGCCTCTGGATCGTATCAAAGAGATGGATGGAACAGAAACAGTCATTAGCCGAGAGGAGATCCCACAGGCAGACGTGAAATCAACAACATGGCTCTTTGAATCAACACCCCTTACTGGATTCAATGAAAGCAATGTAGAGAGAACGGAAATCATTGGTAAGAGCATTAAGAATACTCTGGAGGAACTATACAGCCAGAAAATGGTTGAGTCCCAGGGGATTCTTATTGAGACGGATGAGGTTGGAGATGTGAGAATGGCTAAATACAAACTCATGAACCAGGAAGCTCCTGAGATCCAGAGGGAGGAAGTGATCAGGGGCGATCTGAACAACATCATGATGAACCTGTTGAACAGATGTGAGGGGACAGAGAAATGCATCACAATTgaccaggaagagagaggaaacatCAACACCACAGTGAAACAACTCTTTAATCAGGAGAGGGGTATCAATGTGGAGAAGGAAGAGATCATCAGAGGAGACATACAAGAGGCCATCAACAACTTGctgaaagaggagggggccaacAAACGTGGCATTCTCATCCAGGAGGACGAGAAGGGTGATGTCAGGATGACCATTTACTCACTTCTGAATAAAGACACAGAAGAAGGCCTTGACAAAGAGGACATAGTCAGAGGCAATGTAAGGGGAACCTTGCACAGACTCCTCTCAAATCCTGATGCATCAGACCAGAGTAAGATTAGAGTGAGTGATACAGAGAGGGGTAATGTGAGCTTCTACTCCACCTGTATAGAGTCTGGGGCGCTAGACTACCTCCGTCAGCTCCAGACTGAATCAGATGATACTgtggaagggagagaaaaagagaagattaTTGGTGGTGATGTTGAGACAACTAAATTGCTTCTCAGAAAGAATCAGAAGGAAATTGGGCGTACCGTCACCGAGGAGGATATACTCCGTGGGGATGTGCACAGCACTGTAAAGGTGTTCATGACAAAGCCAGAGGGCCTACACAACCTGCAGAAGGAGGAAATTGTCAAGGGAGACCTCAGGGCAGCACTCGACTCTCTAACACAGGCCGTGAACCAAAGGGCAGTGCTGGAAAAAGAGGAGGTTGTGAAAGGAGATATCAACATCACACTCAGGTCACTGGTGGAAGCCCAAAATCAAGCCAAGGAGGTGGAGAAGCCAGAGATTGTGAGGGGTGACATCAGAGGGGCCTTGGAATCCTTGGAGAAATCAGCAAACACCAGGACAGAGATCATCATTGAGGATTTGGTGCCTGGTGACATTAAGGGCACCCTAAAATCTCTGGAGGAGGCCAAGCAGGCATTGAAAgaggtggagaaggaggagatagTCAAAGGTGACATTCATATGGCCTTAATCAATCTGCAGGAAGCTTCTTCTGATAAAAAGGTCTACCAGCATCAGGTTAGTGAGTATGGAGATGTGAAGGGCACCATTCAGCTGCTGCTGGAGCCTACTGCATCCCCTCGAATGCAGCGCCGCGCAAGCACTGAGGGAGACATCAAGACATCGATAAAGTCACTTTACGAACAGGAGGAAATGCAGGTTGAGAAAGAGGAAGTGGTCAAGGGTGATGTCCGGGGGGCCATACACTGCCTCCTGCAGAAGAAGGATGAGAAGCACCACAAGGGCCACAATGTAAGGAGAGTCAAAGGAAAAACTCCACTCCATGAGTGCCCTGAGTGCCTAGCTGCAGCAATGGCAGAAAGCAGAGCTGCCAGCCAGGCTTTTGCCATGACGAACCAGACAGGGACCACAGAGTCGCAGAACGGTGCACAGGAAGTCACTCAGGTTCACTTAGAGCAGAATATCGAAGCTACAAGCCAGGGAGGTCAGTCTACTGTGACACAAACCACAGCTGTCCAGCAGATGGCGACAGAAGCTTCTCAATCCTCACAGCAGTCTTTATCTCAACAGGTGAGCAAGAAACAGCAGCAACAAATGAAGGtgaaacaacagcaaaacatCAAGCAGCAACAGAACATCAAGCAGCAGCAGAGCATGAAGCAGCAGAGcatgaagcagcagcagcagcaacagcagcagcaacacaaCATGAAACAGCAAGAAAACATGAAGCAGCAGGAAGCAACCATCAGTCAGCAAGAGCAGCAACAGCAGAGCGTGAAACAGCAAGAAAACATGAAACAGAAGGAAACAACAAtcagtcagcagcagcagcaaagcataaagcagcagcagcaaagcGTGAAACAGCAAGAAAACATCAAACAGCAGGAAATTACTATCAGTCAGCAACAGACCAGCACTAAGCAGCAGCAAATGAATGTCAAACAGCAAGTGAATGTTAAAAAGCAGCAAATGAATGTCAAGCAGCAAGTGAATGTTCAACAGCAGCACCTGAAGGTCAAGCAACAAGTGAATGTCCAAACAATTGCTCAACATGAGCAGCAGACAAATGTCCAAGAGCAGCAGATAAAAGAACAGCAGGCAATTGTAAAAGAACAGGAAGTGGTTAAGGAGCCAGTGAAACCCAAAATGGACAACCCTGGACCTATGCTGATAAAGAAGAAAAACATTGGAAAGCAGATGACAGAGAGCACTGCAGTTGCAGGATCAGGCACTGTTGTGACAAAAGAGACATCACAGGTGAACATAACCACAAAGCAGACACAGGAAATAAAGACAATCAAACAGGTCCAGACTTCTGTGACGACTGAACAGAAGACTGCTACTCAAAAGCAAACCATCAAGAACCTGAAGTTGGGCTATGGCAGCACTAAGGGTTTGATCAAGAAAAACAAGCCACAAATTGATCTGCCACCTCCACCTgtctccccacctcctccatcaGAGTCAGAGCTCTCTCTTccgcctcctccttctcctatCACAGACAGTGATGTCCCACCACCCCTATCTCGTCCTCTGGTCATGAGGCAAGACAGTGACCTCCCTTTACCTCCCCCTCCGCCACCTCCAACtgcagaggcagagacagagtttttccctccacctcctcccccacaGGACTTCctgcccccacctcctcccccacaGGAGCTGAGTGCTGTGGCACAGCCATCTCCTGCTAAACCTAAAGCACGGCCTCTCTTCAAAGTGCCCAAGCCTGAGCCACCAAAGCAAGCTGAGCCACCCAAGTTTAAGTGGCAGAAGAAACAGCCGCCAGCACCTCAaccgcctcctcctccaccaccccctcccccagcaCCTGTGGTTGAAAAGCAGGAAACTTCTGCCACAGCTACCACCATCAAAGAAGAGAGCAGCAAACATGTAGAGCAGATAAAACAGACTACTCTGGAACCTCCCGTTTCTAAAATTCCTTCCGTAATTCCAGTGGCCAAGCCTGTGCAAGAAGAGCCTCCGCGACCACCAAAGAAAGTTTTTGTCCCTCCCATAAAACTCCCACCTCCTCCTGAAACTACTGCAGTAGCAAAGCCCAAGACCTATGCTAGGAAGTTCAAAACTCCCCTCATGCTGGCAGAGGAGAGGTATCGCAAGCAGATGGAAGAAGCAGCAAAAAGCAAAGTAACCACTCCAACATCACCGCCAACTCAAATGCATCTGCAGGCACCAGGTGAAGAGGCCCCAGCCACTGAAAGCACAGGGCTCCCCCAACCACCTCTTCCTAATGAACCTGAGATTGTAGCCAAACCAACCCCTGTTCCACAAGAGCCACCTACAAAGAAAATGCCCACTCAAATCCCCATGGTTAAACCTACAATAAACAAAAAGCTTACTCAAGATTCAACCAGTATGTCCTCTGTTACCTCTAAAAAGCATCAAACAGTGTCTTCTGGGATGACCCAAGGTACCCACTCTCTGTCAACTGATGTTCAGGCCTCCTCTTCCATGGCTTCATCCAGTGCCTCAGAGCAACAACAGACTGCTGTGAAGACCAGCTCTGAGACATCTGTCTCCAAACAGGAGGCCATCCAGCAGGTTTCAAGCTCTGCAACACAGGAGGCCAAAAAGGCACCCTCTCAACCCATGAAGATTCCCAAGGTCACTCCAAATTTCAAGGTCAAAACTATAAAGCCACCAAAAGTTGAGGCAGAAAGTAAGCAAGAGGAAAATGCAGCACAGAAGGAGCAAGTGGCCATCAATGCCACAGCACAGATGAACCAAAAGAGTACACAGAGCGTTACACAGATGGGTACAGCTCAGCAAAATTCAGAAAGCCTCTCAAGCAGCACCCAAAAGGTCACTGAGGTCACTGTGGAGCAGGTTGGAAAGGCTGCAACTTCTGACAGTAAAGTGGAAATCCAGatgaaaaaatccaaacaaaagTCAAAAAAGGAAGTGAAACAAGTTGTGCCTATTCAAGTCTCTCCTGTACCCCCAATGACTGTTGAGGTTCCTAAAGGACAAGGCCAGGTAACAATTGTTCAGTCCCACCAGGAAGTGAAGGAAAAGCATGTTCAGATCAGAGAGGAAGTTGTGGTAACGGAGAGCCAGGTGCAGCAGCAGAGCATCCAGCAGAAAAGCAAAATTCAAATAAAGAAGCAAGTGAAGTCCTcccaacagcaacaacagcagaaaCAGATGCAACAGCTGCAGCAAAAAGAGATGTCCAAACAGGAGGTTAGTCAAATCAGCTCACAAGAGATGAAGCAGACTGAATCAGTGGCTGAGATCACTGATAGTCAGAAGTATGTGGAAGTGCAGAAGCTGTTGAGCCAGATTAAGGAAATGCAGAGTGTTCACGGGAAACTGGATGCCAACTCTGTGAAGGCAATGGTGATTTCACTTCCCGATTGGCTCATTGGAACAGAGGAAAAGACAAGGATGGTTACTACTCAGTTCAGTAAGCAAAAGCTAAAGGAAGTAATTGTGCATATCAGAAACATTGCACAGGCAAAGCTGATTTTTATTGAGTCGAATGTGCAGGAATCTAGCAAGCCAGAGAGTgagccagagccagagaagGTGATCATTGGTGGTGCAACTCCTAAAATCTCTAAGATTAGCATTGGCTCTGCCAGGGTGGAAACCCAGAAGAAAGTAAAGGAGGAGAGACGGAGCACCCAGGAAATCAAAGAGCAGGACCTGTCCAAAACAAGGACCCCGGAGCCCAAAGTACCCTCTGATACGATGAGAATGAGAACCCCATCACCCACCTTCATCAGCATAGAGTCATCCAGGAGGACAGATTCTCCTTTCAGGGTCAGCCCTTCTCCACCACCCTCTTTCAGATCTGATGCGACCCCTACACCCCCTCCTCGCTGGGTGGACACCCCTACAAAGCTAAGCAGGGCTACACCTTCGCCCACAATGAGCCGATCACACAAGTTGACCAAGCTGAAAGATAACACCACCAAGGTCGCACAGACCCCACCACCAATGCCTGTGCCAGAGCACATGATGATGATGCACACAgctgagatggaggaggagtcCTTGTCTTCCAGCCACCAAGAGTTCACCATGGAGAGCCATTCAGTTGAGATGTTTGACGTCTCAGAAGCGGTGGACTCTATGATGACCGTGAAAGACAAGCGGGTGTTCTTTGAGGAGGCTCAGAAAGCAGAAGTCAACAAGACTTACATGCGCAAGGACCCTATTGATATCCCTGAGAGACTAGGGGGCGATGCAGAGGAGGATGCTGAGAGTGCTGAGATCCAGGAGAGGATGAAGGAGGATCTCCCCAGAGTCGATCTATCCAAACTGGTCAACAAGTTTGAGTCCCCGCAACCAAAAATGTACGTCAGGAGAGATCCGATCCTCATACCAGAGAGGTTGGGCAGCGATACAGAGGAAGGAGATGCTGAGATTGAGCGCAGACCCACTCCAGCCGAGGAGAAGCCATCATTTGACATCAAGGCCATCAAGAATGTTTTTGAACTGGGTGAGCCAAGCTTCCACCAtgtgagggaggagaaggagaaggatgCTACTGGTTTCTCTGAAACACAGTCTATCACAGAACACTACTCTACTGTTGATGAGTTTGGGAACACAGTGACGGGGTCAAGAACTGAGACATCCAT